Proteins found in one Anopheles aquasalis chromosome 3, idAnoAquaMG_Q_19, whole genome shotgun sequence genomic segment:
- the LOC126575805 gene encoding serine-rich adhesin for platelets-like isoform X5 produces MDSMKRNEANNSSHHQSKVVLMKQEADSKNETDLCKISVSEVISHELNNSSRDSASARCSSKSGCKGLKSSFCNSDDASVVVRKNNHIHKIQHPKATTSNLFVKESADSTNSLPEKDISDIKDSNFDDDNEWDVGIGDLIIDLDADIEKTGSNHLQQQQEQQNYLNQSQQQVVEKAVSKNIHASACAGGLTLTANEILGCSDIRNVSSTTTNINNLRFLSAGNSFSEDNNIASCSVSTNTSSTEGHRHRHNHQSHHHRNKYLSSTGSSEGDSLFKTIQQPVRNSPTTATKVDCRASDSDVNTESNLSRSVLADSKKEVPNVNSGIEQHICSSGSVRGKNSGTSQSKTSNEINLCNTIITMSSTASSSSSKSTTKLSVDHQATLDKGLKMKIKRTKPGTKTSEAKHEIVKSDQNGTTPTTATLTCSSGSSSSSVSSVLGNALSSQTTSTSGVMTTSSSTTQSSQSIVTNINVSATTIAVTHSTKAADNTGMAAVLNTSNNNNNNSNIISNIALTTSIGSPSTNATHVLGLGGVAMVTGQNVSCNNNANGNTVNIGTVGVSTSTGGNCNISTNNNSCLVGTNNSSGNNSKKHSSQSTCNIANANSSISTVGVNNANQQQTIHCSSLHTSQQQSQLQTSNKRSNSSHRRDKGKDKTTHHNQRDKNEQGSQHQHQQQQPQQQHQQQQHQQQEQPQLQQHHQQQEQQQQQQQQQQQQQQEQQQQHEQQQQQLQQEQQQQEQQQQKQQLQQEQQQLQPQAQPQQQSHHHHHHNNYQHHVSEDIVPSGNSNRSSAISTSSCTCSSYGGQVNGLPQQQQSPCSSTSCIYSKSMLSEGSGPSTDATMITKQRLSKIGGSTGTNSNTTLMTAVGSPIASSTANSNNSLNTSGPTLYVKDVCKMINTASSTISSENTISPNVNSNSVIDITGGNSYSTNSMVSKVHLQNSLQCTADVNKNKISSCNMTVSSGMFLASEGTSVSPGLHTQDGMMYGSSPPPAKRHKGDRKDMVDVCVGTSVGTITEPDCLGPCEPGTSVTLEGIVWHETEGGVLVVNVTWRGKTYVGTLIDCTKHDWAPPRFCDSPTEELDSRTPKGRGKRGRSSTMLPSNDLSNFTETRSSMHSKLRNGGSKGRGGRGGVIEPNSAKLQTGTSGSNTLTSGNSASCAVATIGSNNTPSTSPIAFLPPRAEKRKSKDESPSAHAGGGNSGAVFITGGGSLAGSTNVSIGNNVINPTNETTGNSPDNVLNRGSNSGGCGDGMMASGTQYAIAGPAVGLSVNVGGAGISVGKKSKVSTSPCAISPVLLECPEQDCNKKYKHANGLKYHQSHAHAGSASSMDEDSLHAPESPQPTKTPPPPPVISQLGAAVETCSGSQPNIQTGKLLLNPETSALAVSNKMQSGSVPCTSTSSSQLSQQSLGSQPSQKMLTTAVQATCNTIASINDSESSVAHMIGGILLQPSCKSADQTATKTNTSELNDNIASNGCDMGMISLNDEADVSAKLEIGAGSNSRSSASVSTILSGSSAGDAAKTPSNFAKQKKIRKSPVPSEYDAMTSSASNRTEDVQSPAYSDISDDSTPVTDLTEIPTNNGEGSEKSKGPHLTEASVTRKSNELSGEGVTSAAKSSSTAVGSLGQLTGYGLYPFYSGLPHQQPPTAGGSYIQTAPDLGSGRAPLSPSTTISTVVSHNIPSSIAGPGSASSSGVVEYIKNKEPPLDLINKPGAGCSSQISLHQQPTASALPTPPTLTSGSTPPSTDVARGTAMNSSVVGMSHQDDIKDGSILSAGPLSTPPGSKMLQHYYPYGYVASGYSYPGLDPGYGPLPVMTEESKHNSIVTVKEERFKESQGTSEYNKLALTPVMATKIMKSESLKDIKTEPVLSVGAHHGSGLLTKEQSLTSLNSQPPPSPLPPHSLGPYGNIFQRHGLNAASPTGGLPPSTATHISTRDEDLRRLFSYSEQRRVSSGSGNGPPPGHPIATGINPKEESHSLSSHTTQSQHQPMLAVSQPGAKSSKSSSSSLQSSSSSTVKGMVKSSDVTSIKLQQEEKESNVKVKQEGQKPTMETQGPPPPPTSQYYSPSLYMSAAPFGFDHNHQMYRQMLVSTAPYNASPYHLQIPRFNHPPEDLSRNQSTKALDLLQHHANQYYNSHKIHELGERALKSPTSSSVKVSVSNSNLSQQASCQNPNLCIPSPNNSSTGLSLQQQQSVVVGQQQSSSNSTGSGGGIGTTNVGGSVGCGVGSGSGGGDIGSGNGSSGGGGDSAIGGSGGGSGAPPLQQTSSQQQSINSIGTHMQGSLVNNNGPASSNSGSGVNNGNGSSVISSTGGSGAKDCTHSMDHHGNTSGNNSQQQPSGTSGQSLTGSGNSNVRSPPPQRHVHTHHHTHVGLGYPMFQAPYGAVLASPQAAAVTVLSPFQTGPTAK; encoded by the exons ATGGATTCAATGAAACGCAACGaggcaaacaacagcagccaccatcaAAGCAAGGTGGTCTTAATGAAACAAGAAGCTGATTCTAAAAACGAAACAGATCTATGCAAAATCAGTGTCAGCGAAGTTATAAGTCACGAACTAAATAATAGCTCTCGCGACAGTGCCAGTGCTAGATGCAGCAGTAAGAGTGGATGTAAAGGCCTCAAGAGCAGTTTTTGCAATTCAGACGACGCATCAGTGGTTGTACGTAAGAATAACCACATACATAAAATTCAGCATCCGAAGGCAACGACATCGAACTTGTTTGTTAAGGAATCGGCGGACTCGACTAATTCGCTGCCGGAAAAAGATATCAGCGACATTAAAGATTCAAACTTTGATGACGACAATGAATGGGACGTAGGCATTGGAGATCTGATCATAGATCTAGACGCTGATATTGAAAAAACTGGTTCAaatcatcttcagcagcagcaagaacaaCAGAATTATTTGAATCAgtcacagcagcaggttgTCGAGAAAGCAGTTTCGAAAAACATACACGCATCTGCGTGTGCTGGAGGACTGACACTAACTGCGAACGAAATTCTTGGATGTTCAGACATCCGGAATGTTTCAAGCACTACGACAAATATTAACAATTTGAGGTTCTTGAGTGCTGGTAATTCGTTTTCTGAGGACAACAATATTGCGTCTTGTTCTGTTTCTACAAATACGAGCAGTACTGAGGggcatcgtcaccgtcataATCAtcaaagccaccaccatcgaaatAAATATCTATCATCTACCGGGAGCAGTGAAGGAGACTCATTATTCAAGACAATTCAGCAGCCCGTTCGGAATAGTCCAACGACAGCTACTAAAGTTGATTGTCGTGCTAGTGACAGTGACGTAAATACCGAATCCAACTTGTCGCGATCAGTTTTGGCAGATAGTAAGAAGGAAGTGCCTAACGTTAACTCTGGTATTGAACAGCATATATGCTCCAGTGGAAGCGTTCGTGGTAAAAATTCCGGGACGAGCCAATCAAAAACTAGCAACGAAATTAACCTCTGTAATACCATTATCACAATGTCTTCGACTGCGAGTAGTTCCAGCAGCAAGTCAACGACTAAGTTGTCTGTTGATCATCAAGCCACACTGGACAAAGGATTAAAGATGAAAATAAAACGTACCAAACCGGGTACGAAAACATCTGAAGCAAAGCATGAAATCGTTAAGTCTGACCAGAATGGAACGACCCCAACTACTGCCACCCTCACATGTAGTAGTGGAAGTTCGAGTTCCAGCGTTAGTTCTGTTTTGGGAAATGCGTTATCATCGCAAACTACCTCAACTAGCGGCGTGATGACTACATCGTCGAGCACAACTCAATCTTCACAAAGCATTGTGACAAACATAAACGTTAGTGCGACAACAATTGCCGTAACACACTCAACGAAAGCTGCTGATAATACGGGTATGGCTGCTGTACTCAACACaagtaataacaataataataacagcAACATAATCAGTAATATTGCACTCACTACTTCTATCGGCAGTCCCAGTACAAATGCAACCCACGTGCTAGGGCTAGGAGGGGTTGCAATGGTTACTGGACAAAATGTAAGTTGCAACAATAATGCAAATGGAAATACTGTTAATATTGGAACCGTAGGTGTTAGTACCAGTACAGGTGGCAACTGTAATATCAGTACAAATAACAACAGCTGCCTAGTTGGAACAAATAATAGTAGCGGTAACAACAGTAAAAAGCATTCATCCCAATCTACTTGTAATATTGCCAacgcaaacagcagcatcagcaccgtcGGTGTGAACAATGCtaatcagcagcaaacgattcaCTGCTCGAGTTTGCATActtcgcagcagcagtctcAACTTCAAACCTCCAATAAACGCAGTAACAGTAGTCACCGCAGAGATAAAGGTAAAGATAAGACTACACATCACAATCAGCGGGATAAAAATGAGCAGGGATcacaacaccagcatcaacaacaacagccacagcagcaacaccaacaacaacaacaccagcagcaggaacaaccACAAttacaacagcaccaccaacaacaggaacaacaacagcagcagcagcagcagcagcagcagcagcaacaggaacagcagcagcagcatgaacagcaacagcagcagctacaacaggaacagcaacaacaggagcagcaacaacaaaaacagcagctgcaacaggaacagcagcagctgcaaccacaagcacagccacagcagcaatcacatcaccatcaccaccacaacaactaCCAACATCACGTCTCAGAGGATATTGTTCCTAGCGGCAACAGCAATCGTTCATCCGCCATTAGTACTAGCAGTTGCACTTGCTCTTCTTATGGGGGTCAAGTGAATGGTCTtccccagcaacagcaatcacCTTGTTCCAGCACATCTTGCATTTACTCAAAAAGCATGCTTAGTGAAGGTAGTGGTCCTAGTACCGATGCAACGATGATTACGAAGCAGCGGTTAAGCAAAATAGGTGGTAGCACAGGTACTAATAGTAATACTACACTAATGACTGCCGTTGGATCGCCTATAGCTTCAAGTACAGCCAACAGTAATAATTCTCTTAATACATCCGGGCCAACGTTGTACGTCAAAGATGTGTGCAAG ATGATAAACACTGCATCATCCACCATTTCCTCAGAAAACACCATCTCACCAAATGTAAACAGTAACAGTGTAATAGACATTACTGGTGGAAATAGTTATTCCACAAATTCAATGGTCTCAAAGGTACACCTACAAAATTCATTACAGTGTACTGCCGATGTAAACAAGAATAAAATCAGTAGTTGCAACATGACAG TTTCTTCTGGAATGTTCTTGGCAAGCGAAGGAACATCAGTCAGCCCTGGCTTACATACGCAGGATGGAATGATGTATGGTTCCAGCCCACCACCCGCCAAACGTCATAAAGGAGATCGAAAGGATATGGTAGACGTATGCGTGGGAACATCAGTCGGAACTATCACAGAACCAGACTGTTTGGGACCCTGTGAACCAGGTACTTCAGTAACGCTTGAAGGCATCGTTTGGCATGAAACAGAAGGTGGTGTTTTGGTTGTAAATGTAACCTGGCGAGGGAAAACTTATGTTGGTACGCTAATCGACTGTACCAAACATGACTGGGCGCCACCAAG ATTCTGTGACTCTCCAACGGAGGAATTAGATTCGAGGACACCAAAAGGCCGTGGCAAACGTGGCAGAAGTAGTACAATGCTTCCATCTAACGATCTTAGCAATTTTACGGAAACTAGAAGTTCG ATGCACAGTAAATTGAGAAATGGTGGCTCTAAAGGTCGCGGAGGACGTGGAGGAGTAATAGAACCGAATTCGGCTAAGCTTCAAACGGGAACTTCAGGATCTAATACGCTTACTTCGGGCAACAGTGCGAGCTGTGCTGTTGCAACCATTGGCTCCAACAATACTCCTTCAACATCGCCGATAGCATTTCTACCGCCGCGTGCAGAGAAACGCAAATCAAAAGACGAATCTCCATCTGcgcatgctggtggtggtaactCGGGAGCTGTATTTATAACCGGTGGTGGAAGCCTTGCTGGTAGCACCAATGTTTCTATCGGAAACAATGTGATAAACCCAACAAACGAGACTACGGGAAATTCCCCCGATAACGTTTTGAACAGAGGATCAAAtagcggtggttgtggtgatggtatGATGGCTAGCGGAACTCAGTACGCAATTGCTGGTCCTGCAGTTGGACTCAGTGTTAATGTCGGGGGTGCAGGAATTTCTGTCGGCAAGAAAAGTAAAGTCAGTACGTCGCCATGTGCTATTTCACCAGTTCTTTTGGAATGTCCAGAGCAAGActgcaacaaaaaatacaagcATGCAAACGGTTTAAAGTACCACCAAAGTCACGCCCACGCAGGCAGTGCATCATCGATGGATGAAGATTCACTGCACGCTCCGGAATCACCTCAACCAACgaagacaccaccaccgcctccagtTATTTCTCAACTTGGAGCAGCAGTGGAAACGTGTAGCGGATCCCAGCCAAATATACAGACCGGCAAACTCTTGCTAAATCCGGAAACTAGTGCGCTGGCGGTCTCCAACAAAA TGCAATCTGGCAGCGTTCCATGCACTTCAACTTCGTCTAGTCAATTATCACAACAAAGCCTAGGGTCACAACCTTCCCAAAAGATGTTGACTACAGCGGTACAAGCTACCTGTAACACTATAGCAAGCATAAACGATAGTGAGAGTTCCGTAGCTCACATGATAGGAGGCATTCTACTTCAACCGTCTTGTAAATCAGCTgatcaaacagcaacaaaaacgaatACATCTGAACTGAATGATAATATCGCAAGCAATGGATGCGATATGGGTATGATATCATTAAATG ATGAAGCGGATGTTTCTGCAAAGTTGGAAATTGGGGCAGGCTCCAATAGTAGATCATCAGCTAGCGTATCAACAATACTCTCAGGTTCTagtgccggtgacg CAGCAAAAACTCCCAGCAActttgcgaaacaaaaaaagatacGAAAGTCACCCGTTCCTTCTGAATATGATGCAATGACGTCATCGGCAAGTAATCGCACAGAAGATGTACAAAGTCCTGCGTATAGTGATATCAGTGATGATTCCACTCCAGTCACTGACTTGACCGAAATACCTACAAATAATGGAGAAGGCAGTG AGAAATCAAAGGGACCTCATCTAACTGAAGCATCGGTCACGCGAAAATCAAATGAACTGTCAGGTGAAGGTGTAACTAGTGCAGCGAAAAGCAGTTCAACAGCAGTTGGTTCGTTGGGGCAATTGACGGGATACGGTCTTTACCCATTCTATTCTGGTTTGCCGCATCAACAACCACCTACAGCAGGAGGTTCGTATATACAAACGGCCCCAGATCTAGGTTCAGGTAGAGCTCCTCTTTCGCCTTCAACGACGATTAGTACAGTAGTATCGCACAACATTCCGTCGAGCATTGCAGGACCAGGATCGGCATCATCCAGTGGCGTAGTTGAATACATTAAAAACAAGGAACCTCCTTTGGATCTTATCAATAAACCAGGCGCTGGTTGTTCATCGCAAATTTCATTGCATCAACAACCAACTGCATCAGCATTGCCCACACCACCAACATTAACGTCTGGAAGTACTCCGCCTAGCACGGACGTTGCACGTGGTACAGCTATGAATTCTTCGGTGGTGGGAATGTCACATCAAGATGACATTAAAGATGGCTCTATTTTGAGTGCTGGTCCTCTATCAACACCTCCTGGAAGTAAAATGTTGCAGCATTATTATCCCTATGG TTATGTAGCGTCAGGATACAGTTATCCTGGTCTCGATCCCGGCTATGGCCCATTGCCAGTAATGACAGAAGAATCAAAACATAATTCGATTGTCACGGTGAAGGAGGAGCGATTTAAGGAGAGCCAAGGAACGAGTGAATATAACAAACTAGCATTAACACCA GTGATGGCAACTAAAATAATGAAATCCGAATCATTGAAAGATATTAAGACTGAGCCAGTCCTAAGCGTTGGTGCACATCACGGTTCAGGATTGCTTACGAAGGAACAATCGTTAACGAGTCTGAACTCGCAACCGCCACCTTCTCCCTTACCACCCCATTCGCTAGGACCGTATGGTAACATATTTCAGCGCCACGGTTTAAACGCAGCATCTCCAACTGGTGGACTACCACCATCCACTGCCACGCATATTTCTACTAGAGATGAAGATTTGCGGAG ATTATTCAGTTACTCTGAACAAAGGCGCGTTTCGTCAGGCAGCGGCAATGGGCCGCCCCCAGGACATCCGATAGCAACAGGTATTAACCCAAAGGAAGAATCACATTCTCTGTCATCGCATACGACACAATCACAACACCAGCCTATGCTGGCAGTGAGTCAGCCAGGTGCAAAAAGTTCGAAATCTTCTTCCTCGTCCCTGCAAAGTAGCTCGTCTTCGACTGTCAAGGGAATGGTGAAATCTTCTGATGTTACCAGCATAAAGCTGCaacaggaagaaaaagagagtaaTGTAAAGGTCAAGCAAGAAGGTCAGAAGCCAACAATGGAAACTCagggaccaccgccaccgcccacGTCACAGTACTACTCTCCGTCGTTGTACATGAGCGCAGCACCGTTCGGGTTCGATCACAATCACCAGATGTACCGGCAAATGTTGGTTTCCACAGCACCCTATAATGCGTCTCCGTATCACTTGCAAATCCCTCGTTTTAACCATCCACCGGAGGATCTTTCGCGGAACCAAAGTACAAAGGCCTTGGACCTTTTGCAGCACCATGCCAATCAATATTACAACTCGCATAAAATTCACGAGCTAGGTGAGCGAGCACTAAAAAGTCCCACCAGCAGCTCAGTCAAAGTAAGCGTATCTAATTCCAATCTCTCCCAGCAAGCAAGCTGCCAAAATCCTAATTTATGCATCCCTTCGCCAAACAATAGTAGCACGGGTTTAtctttgcagcaacagcaatctgTTGTTGTCGGACAACAACAGTCCTCTTCTAATTCAactggtagcggtggtggaatAGGTACTACTAACGTCGGTGGCAGTGTTGGCTGCGGCGTTGGtagtggaagtggtggtggagataTTGGTAGCGGCAACGGTAgtagtggtggaggtggtgataGTGCTAtaggcggtagtggtggtggcagtggagcaCCTCCtttacagcaaacatcatcacAGCAGCAATCGATTAATTCTATAGGAACCCATATGCAAG GGTCGTTAGTGAATAACAATGGCCCAGCTAGTAGCAATAGCGGTAGTGGCGTGAACAATGGCAATGGTTCGTCAGTTATTAGTAGTACCGGTGGAAGTGGCGCAAAGGATTGTACACATAGCATGGATCATCATGGTAATACGAGCGGCAATaactcacagcagcagccatcgggAACAAGTGGACAATCATTGACTGGTAGTGGCAATAGCAATGTAAGAAGTCCGCCACCGCAACGACATGTTCACACGCATCATCATACACACGTTGGCCTTGGTTATCCCATGTTTCAAGCTCCTTATGGTG CAGTTTTAGCGAGTCCCCAAGCCGCTGCTGTAACCGTGCTAAGTCCATTCCAAACCGGACCAACAGCGAAATGA